One window from the genome of Paramisgurnus dabryanus chromosome 20, PD_genome_1.1, whole genome shotgun sequence encodes:
- the prr18 gene encoding proline-rich protein 18, with product MPFPPINLHSRISSPRKELFRKKKSRDNVAPPQRTGDDRESEQNKLESPWPSAHLKQHGRHKSTRIPPDPETDSKHTWLSVPKPVATSCESVPRSSSGESSHKYSSRTSLAKEEGEQEIHFSLSLTPEAILVIQKRNLEKQMMAKQQKCCASADLRHRRVFPSRRAQSSSNNKSTGPVAKLEGANDISTIVKISLLNDQHKYDDVEYEEEDGDVDETVMRKCKEWLKGVESAAAFGKVDKLSSLPHLKS from the coding sequence ATGCCTTTCCCACCGATAAACCTTCACTCACGGATATCCTCGCCAAGAAAGGAGCTATTCAGGAAAAAGAAGAGCAGAGATAACGTCGCGCCTCCTCAGAGGACGGGAGACGACAGGGAGTCGGAACAGAATAAACTGGAATCACCGTGGCCATCGGCACATTTAAAACAGCACGGACGACATAAGTCGACCCGAATCCCTCCCGATCCCGAGACGGACAGCAAACATACGTGGTTGAGCGTTCCCAAACCAGTGGCTACCTCATGCGAAAGCGTCCCGCGATCCAGTTCTGGCGAATCAAGCCATAAATATTCCTCCAGGACGTCTTTAGCGAAAGAAGAAGGCGAACAAGAGATCCACTTCTCCCTCAGCCTGACGCCCGAAGCCATCCTGGTCATCCAGAAGCGCAACCTGGAGAAGCAGATGATGGCCAAGCAACAGAAGTGCTGCGCGTCCGCGGACCTGAGACACCGCCGGGTTTTTCCGTCCAGAAGGGCTCAAAGCAGCTCGAATAATAAAAGCACCGGGCCTGTTGCCAAACTGGAAGGTGCCAACGATATCAGCACCATTGTGAAGATCTCTCTCCTCAATGATCAGCATAAATACGATGATGTGGAGTACGAGGAGGAGGATGGAGACGTGGACGAGACCGTCATGAGGAAATGTAAAGAGTGGCTGAAAGGCGTAGAAAGCGCTGCTGCGTTTGGGAAAGTTGATAAATTGTCGTCGTTGCCTCATCTGAAAAGTTGA